One genomic region from Thermoleptolyngbya sichuanensis A183 encodes:
- a CDS encoding YdcF family protein — MPGLDSLTWHDVENGMRQLAIPMALMLAATLAIGLRLMPPSARRVARNVILFLVCFGLVVVSPTGVAALERGMAVFAAPDTGESVDAIVVLGRGRRLNPSRVATVAELWNAGRSPQIFASGASDAPLIVESLRAAGIPAEALGGEECSRTTEENAWFSRATLFPQGVRRILLVTDYPHLWRSQMTYESVGFSVITHPSPLRDTLSRKRRLSLMTRESLALIAYRLKGRLGDRTTFDTPAYVEKRLSKQQCLVGRAAGQA, encoded by the coding sequence ATGCCCGGACTCGATTCTTTAACCTGGCACGATGTTGAAAACGGGATGCGGCAACTCGCTATCCCAATGGCCCTGATGCTCGCTGCGACCCTGGCGATTGGGCTACGGCTGATGCCCCCGTCTGCCCGCCGCGTTGCCCGAAATGTCATCCTGTTTCTGGTCTGCTTTGGGCTGGTGGTGGTTTCCCCAACTGGGGTGGCTGCGCTAGAGCGGGGTATGGCGGTTTTTGCCGCTCCAGACACAGGGGAATCGGTGGATGCCATTGTGGTGCTGGGGCGCGGGCGGCGGCTCAACCCGTCGCGGGTGGCTACGGTGGCTGAACTGTGGAATGCGGGGCGATCGCCCCAGATTTTTGCTAGCGGCGCGAGTGATGCGCCCCTGATTGTAGAGTCGCTGCGGGCGGCAGGCATTCCGGCTGAGGCGCTGGGCGGCGAAGAATGCTCTCGCACAACGGAGGAGAACGCCTGGTTTTCTCGCGCTACCCTGTTTCCCCAAGGCGTGCGGCGGATTTTGTTGGTCACCGATTATCCGCATCTCTGGCGATCGCAGATGACTTATGAAAGCGTCGGTTTTTCCGTTATCACCCACCCCAGCCCCCTGCGCGACACGCTCTCTCGCAAGCGCCGCCTCTCGCTCATGACCCGTGAATCGCTAGCCCTCATTGCCTACCGCCTGAAGGGCAGGCTGGGCGATCGCACTACTTTTGACACGCCTGCTTATGTAGAAAAGCGGCTAAGCAAGCAGCAGTGTTTGGTTGGTAGAGCAGCGGGGCAGGCTTAA